The following DNA comes from Candidatus Komeilibacteria bacterium CG_4_10_14_0_2_um_filter_37_10.
GCCACCATCAGCAAACAATCGCCACATAATATGCCAAGGTGTTGGTTCGTTTAAAAGCAAATTAAAATAAGAGAAATCTAAATATATTTGCATGGGCCGACTTTGTTGTATTTTTTATTTTTTCAATTGATACTTATTTCTCTCCACCCGTTCAAATCTATCTTTGTTCATTAAAGCTAATTGAATAGTACTTTTCTTAACAATTCTTTTTAGCAAAACCTTTTCCATGATTTCGTTTTTAGTTAAAGGTTTGGCGGATTCTACCAATACTTCAGCAATAACATCGGCAACCACACCGGGCTGATAACCCCATTCCTGCAAAGCATAAATACCGCGTCCTACTAAAACATATTTGTCATCTAAAATAAGTTCATTATGAATTGTGGCTGGATACGCCGTCTTAGCATCAAATTTTGCTTCATTGATTTTGGTAGCAATTTCAGTGAAATGCATTGGTTTGCCTTCCTTTTTCATCACTAAATATATCTTATCATTCATCCTTTTCGGTTTAATTGAACGCCAGTTCAGTAAACCCCATTCTTCAAAAGGATTTTTATCAATTTTGCGCGTTAAATCTAAGGCATTGTCTACTACGTCATCATTCAAAAAATCCGTAAATTTCTGCGATGATGGTTTCTTAGCTAGAGCGTCTAAAATAAATTGGCGTGGTAATGGCTTATCTTCATCGCTTAATACTGCTACCAAATTGTCTACCAATTCTTCAATCAACTCCATGCTGGCCGTGGGCAATTTCCAACCATTGTGTAATTTATCGTGTTTATCAACACGTTCCCAGTTGTGATTTAAAAGTTGAAAAATAATAAATTTAGTGGCTGCCCGATTAATATCTTTTACTACAGAATAGCTGATAACTTTATCCAATAAATTATCATCACGCATCACTCCTCCGTTTTGTTCAAGAATATTATTTACCAAGCTTTCTATGGGCTTTAGATGAGTATCGATATCGGGATTGCCTTTGATCTTTTTAATCGAACCATTTTCAATCTGACGAATTCTTTCTCGTGTTACATTAAATAAGTGCCCAATCTCTTCTAAGGTTTTTACCTCTTCTTCCTCTAAGCCATAGCGATGAATAATAACCTTTTTCTCTTTATCGCTCAAACTGGCAAATAAAAGACGCAATATTGAACTTGGTTCAAATTGTGACATTTCCTCCATATTTTCTTTAGATAAAATACTATCTAAAATTGATTTTTGTTCAGTAAATTGTGTATCCATATTATTTAACTATATGACAAATAATAGTATAAACGCCTAATTATTTGTTATTTTTATTAATATTCAGAATATATCATAATTATAAAAAAAAGTCAACTTTATATTACAATTTGACTTTTTCAATAATTTGCACTAATTGTCAACTATTTTTGCCAGCGGTACCACAAAATTAATAAAGGACTGGCAACAAATATGGAAGAGTAGGTCCCGATTGCTATACCGAATAATAAGGCTAAGGAAAAATGCTTAATTGATTCACCACCAAACAAATAAACAGCTAATAAAACAATCATTGTTGTTAGTGAGGTATTCAATGATCGGACAATTGTTTCGTTGATACTGGAATTAATTATTTCACTAAAAGTATAATTCTGATATCTTTGTAAATTCTCTCGAACTCGATCAAAAGTAACAATTGTATCATGCACAGAAAAACCCATTAGGGTTAACATAGCAGTAACAAATAAACTATCAACTTGATAACCATAAAAGTGGCCCAAGACACTAAATAAACCAATAGTAATAAAGACATCGTGAATTAAGGCAATGACTGCAGACAAACCAAATTTCCATGATTGCACAGGATAAGACACTTTACGGAAAGCTATGCCGATATAAATAATAATAGCTAAAGAAACTAAAAAAATAGCTAAAAGTGCTTTTGATTGTAATTCAGCTCCCAAAGTAGGACCAAGACTTTCAAAACGCACTTCGGACCAGGCGTTTTCCTGATTATATTTTTTTGTGAAGACGGATAATAACTCTTGATGTTTGGTTTCATCGATACTTTCAGTTCTGATTAATACTGTATTTTCACTGGAAATTTGAATCTGTGCGTTATTAATTTGTGCTTCTTGCAAAATTTCATTTACTTGATCAGTGGAAATTTGCTGTTCCTGACTGAATTTAATTTCTAAAATACTACCACCAGTAAAATCAATACCGAAATTCAGTCCCCAATTGGTTAAACTAAAAATACTAATAATTATGAGGATTAAAGAGAAACCAAACCAATGCTTACTTTTTTCAACAATTTTAATCATTTGATTTGCTATTAATTTTTACACTAAATAACCATAACCAGCGATAGTTATGTTTCTTCACGATTAAACGTAAAAATGTTCTGGTGACAGTAATAGCGGAAAACATGGAAACTAAAATACCAATAGCCAGAGTAATGGCAAACCCTTTGATCAGACTAGTACCAAACCAAGCGAGAATTAAACAGGTAATTAAACTGGAAATGTTGGAATCCTTGATAGAGCTCCAGGCACGCCAAAAACCCTCTTCTACTGCTGTGCCTAATGGTTTATTTAATCTTAATTCCTCCTTCATTCTTTCAAAAATTAAAACATTAGCATCAACAGCCATACCAATAGATAAAATAAAACCAGTGATACCCGCTAAGGTTAAAGTTATAGGCCAAATTTCAAAAATAGCTAAAGATATAACGGTGTAAATTAATAGAGAAATAACAGCTAACAAACCAGGTAAGCGATAAAATATAATCATAAAGATTGCTACCATCAAAAGTCCGATTAAACCAGCGATAACACTTTTATTCAAAGATACCTGTCCTAAACTAGGACCGATTGTTTGCTGACTGATCAATGTAATTGGTACTGGCAAAGCACCAGCATTCAAACGTTGGGATAATAATTTAGCTTCATTAACATTAAATTTCCCAGTAATTCTGGCTTCCCCTTGAGTAATTTCTTCTTGTACTGTCGGTGTACTAATTGGGATGCCATCAAGAAATATAGCAACTGGTTTACCAACGTTGCGTTGAGTAATTTCCGCGAATAACTGTTTACCAGCATCATCAAAGACTAAACTAACGGTTGGTTGACCATTGTTCTGATCAAAAACAACTTCGGCTTTTTTCAGATTTTTACCCGTTAACTTGGTATTAATCCATTCACTCTCTGGTGGGGCAATATTGTCAGCGGCTATAGTTTTGATTAAAATATGACTGGCTTGTACTTCCTCTTGATTGTCTTGATTGCGAGTAGCTATACGTTTAATAATATGAAAACCGAATTGAGTTTTTACTAATTGCCCCGTGACTTGCCCGTCTTTTAACTCCCAAAGGGCTTTTTCAAACTCTGGCACATACTTACCGCGAGCAGCAAAACCAAGATCACCTTTTTGTGTAGCGCTGCCCGTATCTTCTGAATTTTTTTCTGCTAAAGCACCAAAATCAGCACCAGCTATTACCTGTTGTAATAAACCATTGGCATTAGTTAATGCTTTAGCATTAAATTCATCCATTACTTTTTGTTGTTCTGCGGTAATCACAACGGGTTGGTTGGCCTT
Coding sequences within:
- the secF gene encoding protein translocase subunit SecF is translated as MIKIVEKSKHWFGFSLILIIISIFSLTNWGLNFGIDFTGGSILEIKFSQEQQISTDQVNEILQEAQINNAQIQISSENTVLIRTESIDETKHQELLSVFTKKYNQENAWSEVRFESLGPTLGAELQSKALLAIFLVSLAIIIYIGIAFRKVSYPVQSWKFGLSAVIALIHDVFITIGLFSVLGHFYGYQVDSLFVTAMLTLMGFSVHDTIVTFDRVRENLQRYQNYTFSEIINSSINETIVRSLNTSLTTMIVLLAVYLFGGESIKHFSLALLFGIAIGTYSSIFVASPLLILWYRWQK
- the secD gene encoding protein translocase subunit SecD; translated protein: MQDKKIVNRSRIWLGFGGIILLVTIGVMVIYPALPDYLPGTTYFNKFKPHLGLDLQGGAHLVYQADLSKIDQGDSTEAMAGVRDVIERRVNAFGVSEPIVQTSGSNRLIIELAGVFDVKQAIKQIGETPLLEFKERNEKANQPVVITAEQQKVMDEFNAKALTNANGLLQQVIAGADFGALAEKNSEDTGSATQKGDLGFAARGKYVPEFEKALWELKDGQVTGQLVKTQFGFHIIKRIATRNQDNQEEVQASHILIKTIAADNIAPPESEWINTKLTGKNLKKAEVVFDQNNGQPTVSLVFDDAGKQLFAEITQRNVGKPVAIFLDGIPISTPTVQEEITQGEARITGKFNVNEAKLLSQRLNAGALPVPITLISQQTIGPSLGQVSLNKSVIAGLIGLLMVAIFMIIFYRLPGLLAVISLLIYTVISLAIFEIWPITLTLAGITGFILSIGMAVDANVLIFERMKEELRLNKPLGTAVEEGFWRAWSSIKDSNISSLITCLILAWFGTSLIKGFAITLAIGILVSMFSAITVTRTFLRLIVKKHNYRWLWLFSVKINSKSND